Genomic window (Melioribacteraceae bacterium):
CGCATTCATCACTAAATACCCAAAATCTTTTTTTGACATTAGACCGTTTTTAGATATTTTTAGCCATCAAAAAAACTAACAGTTAAAAATGATTATTGATTATATCCCGATATTTTTGGTAATAATTGTTGCCACAATTTTTGGTGTGGCGGTAGTATTATCATCACGAATTTTTGGCCCTTTGCGAGCTCACAAAATAAAGGTGATGCCCTACGAAAGTGGAAAAGATCCGGTTGGCGCAACAACCGAAAGGATTTCTATAAAATATTACCTTGTCGCAATGCTCTTCATAATTTTTGATATTGAAGTTATCTACGTGTACCCATGGGCAGTGCAATTCAAATCCCTTTTTGGCGATTATGGCGCATTTGCATTTTGGCCAATGTTTGTATTTTTAATTGTTCTTGAATTGGGCTTCCTATATATACTAATGAAAGGCGGATTAAAATGGGATTAGAAGCAAAACTTACTCAGGATGGTTTTATAACTTCAACATTAGATGCGGTTATAGCCTGGGCACGTAAAAGTTCAGTTTGGCCAATGCCAATGGGAATTTCCTGTTGTGCAATTGAAATGATTGCGGCTGCCGATCCAAAATATGATATTGCCCGTTTTGGCTCCGAGGTAATGCGTTTTACACCGCGACAGTGTGATCTTATGATTGTTGCCGGAACTGTTACATATAAAATGGCTCAGGTCGTGAGAAGAATTTATGATCAGATGCCTGAACCTAAATGGGTGATTGCCATGGGCGCTTGTACAAGTTCGGGCGGAATGTATCGTTCATACAGCGTTGTTCAGGGGATCGATCAATTTTTACCTGTTGATGTTTATACCGCCGGCTGTCCCCCTCGCCCCGAAAATTTATTGAATGCATTAATGGCAATTCAGGACAAGATTTCAAAATCGAAAGCAAGAGATTTTCAAGATAAATTATACACAAATTTAGAACTCTCGAATAATTAATATGGATATTAAAAATCTTATAGTAGATAAAGTAAGAAATCAATTTGGGGATTCATTAATAGAAGTTGTTGAATTTGCCGGTGATCTCAGTCTAACTATCGATTCAAAAAAAAATAGGGAACTTTCTGAATTTTTGAAGAGTGATCCCGAGCTTCAATTTTTAATGTGTAAAGATGTTACAGGTATTGATTGGGGAACAAGAAAAAATAGATTTACAGTAGTTTATCATGTTTATTCTTTCCAATTAAATTTTACCTTACGAATTAAATGCAATCTTGAGGGGGAAGAAACTAAAATAGATACTGTAGCAGATATATGGCTTTCGGCCAATTGGTATGAAAGAGAAACTTATGATATGTATGGAATTATCTTTAAAGGTCATCCCGATTTGAGAAGAATGTATATGCCGGAAGGATTCGAATATCATCCGCTGCGTAAAGATTTTCCGGTGCTAGGAATACCAAACTCATTACCACTCCCAAACAAAATCGATTAATATGGAAAAACAAACCGATATCTATAAAATTAATGATGAGAAAATTTATAAGCGTCTCCTTGAAGATAAAGATATCATTCTTGATGATGCCTTAGAAAATGAAATGGTCATCAATATGGGTCCTCAACATCCGGCTACGCATGGTGTACTTCGACTTGTATTAAGATTGGATGGAGAAACAGTACTTGGCATTGTACCCGAATTAGGTTATCTGCATCGCGGTTATGAAAAAATGGCAGAGGATATGAGTTATATTGAGTTCATTCCTCACACCGACCGTCTTGATTACACTGCAACAATGTGCAATAATGTTGCTTATGTTCTCGCGGTTGAAAAATTGACCGGAATAATTGCCCCAAAACGGGCACAATATATTCGAATGATTATTTCAGAACTTTCCCGTATCGCAGCTCATATGGTTGCTATTGGTACATTTGCCATGGATGTTGGCGCGGTTACAATGGTGATGTGGACATTTAGAGAACGTGAGAAAATTCAAGAAATTTTTGATTTGGTTGCCGGCGCGAGATTTACAACAAGTTATACCCGTATTGGCGGCGTTGCATCTGATATG
Coding sequences:
- the nuoB gene encoding NADH-quinone oxidoreductase subunit NuoB, with the translated sequence MGLEAKLTQDGFITSTLDAVIAWARKSSVWPMPMGISCCAIEMIAAADPKYDIARFGSEVMRFTPRQCDLMIVAGTVTYKMAQVVRRIYDQMPEPKWVIAMGACTSSGGMYRSYSVVQGIDQFLPVDVYTAGCPPRPENLLNALMAIQDKISKSKARDFQDKLYTNLELSNN
- a CDS encoding NADH-quinone oxidoreductase subunit A — translated: MIIDYIPIFLVIIVATIFGVAVVLSSRIFGPLRAHKIKVMPYESGKDPVGATTERISIKYYLVAMLFIIFDIEVIYVYPWAVQFKSLFGDYGAFAFWPMFVFLIVLELGFLYILMKGGLKWD
- a CDS encoding NADH-quinone oxidoreductase subunit C translates to MDIKNLIVDKVRNQFGDSLIEVVEFAGDLSLTIDSKKNRELSEFLKSDPELQFLMCKDVTGIDWGTRKNRFTVVYHVYSFQLNFTLRIKCNLEGEETKIDTVADIWLSANWYERETYDMYGIIFKGHPDLRRMYMPEGFEYHPLRKDFPVLGIPNSLPLPNKID